A stretch of the Paramormyrops kingsleyae isolate MSU_618 chromosome 16, PKINGS_0.4, whole genome shotgun sequence genome encodes the following:
- the jagn1a gene encoding protein jagunal homolog 1-A: MASRAGPRAQGTDGSDFKHREKVASHYQMSVSLKSEIRKLNIVHVLIWLLVAAQVTVSNMGLVSHDLVAAPYQWEYPYLISIVPSIFSFLALPRNNISYLVLAMISSGLFCIAPLIYGAMEMFPVAQQLYRHGKAYRFIFGFSAVSVMYLVMVIAIQVHAWQIYYSKKLLDAWFTSTQEKKKK, translated from the exons ATGGCTTCTCGCGCTGGCCCCAGAGCTCAAGGCACTGATGGCAGCGACTTCAAGCACAGAGAGAAGGTAGCGTCGCACTACCAGATGAG TGTGTCACTCAAGTCAGAGATTCGGAAGCTGAACATCGTCCATGTGCTGATCTGGCTGCTGGTGGCAGCCCAGGTGACCGTCAGCAACATGGGCctggtgtcacatgacctggtggCCGCTCCTTACCAGTGGGAGTACCCCTACCTCATCAGCATCGTGCCGTCCATTTTCAGCTTCCTGGCGCTCCCACGCAACAACATCAGCTACCTGGTACTTGCCATGATCAGCTCAGGTCTCTTCTGCATCGCCCCTCTTATCTACGGGGCTATGGAGATGTTTCCGGTGGCTCAGCAGCTCTATCGCCACGGAAAAGCCTACCGCTTCATCTTCGGCTTCTCGGCCGTCTCCGTGATGTACCTGGTGATGGTCATTGCCATACAGGTGCATGCCTGGCAAATTTACTACAGCAAGAAGCTGCTGGATGCGTGGTTCACTTCCACacaggagaagaagaaaaaataa